One Branchiostoma floridae strain S238N-H82 chromosome 1, Bfl_VNyyK, whole genome shotgun sequence genomic region harbors:
- the LOC118428039 gene encoding histamine N-methyltransferase-like: MILGAVRCDWRQQTAEEYFQTKDDTKFHLIHAVHVLYNVEDHDSILRNMWEQLADGGYMFVVMQSDKGGWGGLRHNLWEKFGQGDRLKTWFRTSDDVNQCLDRRGISYVTSVDEMNINVSECVKEDSEAGELLLDFLTHTPYVSSEPEIKATALEYIRGNSSSVDGKIFFNAFDELILSSKTFTKQ, encoded by the exons ATGATCCTCGGTGCTGTTAGATGTGACTGGCGTCAGCAGACAGCAGAAGAATACTTCCAGACGAAGGACGACACAAAGTTCCACCTGATCCATGCTGTCCACGTTCTGTACAACGTGGAGGACCATGACTCCATCTTGCGGAACATGTGGGAACAGCTGGCAGACGGTGGCTACATGTTTGTCGTCATGCAGtcag ACAAAGGTGGCTGGGGAGGGCTGCGGCACAACTTGTGGGAGAAGTTTGGCCAAGGTGACCGTTTGAAGACATGGTTCCGCACGTCCGATGACGTCAATCAGTGTCTTGACAGAAGGGGCATCAGCTACGTCACATCAGTGGACGAAATGAACATAAACGTCTCAGAGTGTGTTAAGGAGGACTCAGAGGCGGGAGAGTTGCTTCTCGACTTCTTGACACACACGCCTTACGTGTCGAGTGAGCCTGAGATAAAAGCGACGGCCCTGGAGTACATCCGGGGTAATTCATCATCGGTTGATGGCAAAATTTTCTTCAACGCGTTCGATGAGCTTATTCTATCATCTAAAACCtttacaaaacaatga